Proteins co-encoded in one Arthrobacter sp. ERGS1:01 genomic window:
- a CDS encoding 3-isopropylmalate dehydrogenase — protein sequence MSASIDIAVIAGDGIGPEVTAEAVKVLKKVTAGEGVELKLTDYALGAEHWLATGETLPDATIEALRGHDAILFGAVGAAPGDTSIPSGLIEREMLLKLRFSLDHYVNLRPSFLYDGVASPLANPGTIDFVVVREGTEGPYVGNGGVLRKGTPHEVATEVSVNTAYGVERLVRDGFRRASERPRKKLTYVHKHNVLVYAGHLWKRTVEAVAAEFPDVAVDYLHVDAAMIFLVTDPARFDVIVTDNLFGDIITDLAAAVTGGIGLAASGNINMDRTAPSMFEPVHGSAPDIAGKQIADPTAAILSAALLLNHVGYPDAAAKIEAAVAADIATRSPDAPRATSAVGDAIAASL from the coding sequence ATGAGCGCATCGATTGACATTGCTGTAATTGCCGGCGACGGCATTGGTCCCGAGGTCACCGCGGAGGCCGTCAAGGTCCTGAAAAAGGTGACCGCCGGCGAGGGCGTGGAGCTCAAGCTGACCGACTACGCCCTCGGCGCCGAGCACTGGCTGGCCACCGGCGAGACCCTGCCGGACGCGACCATCGAGGCCCTGCGCGGGCATGACGCGATCCTCTTTGGCGCCGTCGGTGCCGCCCCCGGCGACACGAGCATCCCCTCCGGCCTGATTGAACGCGAAATGCTGCTCAAGCTCCGCTTCAGCCTGGACCACTACGTGAACCTGCGCCCGTCTTTCCTGTACGACGGCGTCGCCTCGCCGCTGGCCAATCCCGGCACCATCGACTTCGTGGTGGTCCGCGAAGGCACCGAGGGGCCGTACGTGGGCAACGGCGGCGTGCTGCGCAAGGGCACCCCGCACGAGGTGGCCACGGAGGTTTCCGTCAACACCGCCTACGGCGTGGAGCGCCTGGTCCGCGACGGTTTCCGCCGCGCCAGCGAACGCCCCCGCAAGAAGCTCACCTATGTGCACAAGCACAACGTGCTGGTCTACGCCGGCCACCTGTGGAAGCGCACCGTGGAAGCCGTAGCGGCCGAATTCCCCGACGTCGCGGTCGACTACCTGCACGTGGACGCCGCCATGATCTTCCTGGTCACGGACCCCGCCCGCTTCGACGTCATCGTCACGGACAACCTCTTTGGCGACATCATCACCGACCTTGCCGCTGCCGTCACCGGCGGCATCGGCCTGGCCGCCTCCGGCAACATCAACATGGACCGCACCGCGCCGTCCATGTTTGAACCGGTACACGGCTCCGCTCCCGACATTGCGGGCAAGCAAATCGCAGATCCCACGGCGGCAATCCTGTCCGCGGCGCTCCTGCTGAACCATGTTGGCTACCCGGATGCGGCGGCAAAGATCGAGGCGGCAGTCGCCGCGGACATCGCCACCCGCAGCCCCGACGCGCCCCGCGCCACCAGCGCCGTGGGCGACGCCATCGCAGCCTCACTCTAG
- a CDS encoding cryptochrome/photolyase family protein gives MNASLIWFRDDLRVADNPALLAAVADGAAAALYVLDEESAGIRPLGGAAKWWLHHALADLHTELAGLGIPLILRRGPGAEVAARVAGELGAGAVYWNRRYGGPERAVDTAVKEWAGAAGLHAESFQASLLHEPWTVRTGAGNPYQVFTPFWKALSANDFRAPLDVPDAGRGYGGTLPESDSLEGWALLPTAPDWAAGLREAWTPTAAAGHEALAEFLEDRVAEYSEARDRPDRHGTSHMSPYLRWGQLSPFQVWAALAERREQLSGTVGPAVYAAELGWREFCWHQLYHHPDLATNNLRPQFDHFPWRRPDADVANHGGGRTGVEHLHAWQQGRTGIPLVDAGQRELWHTGYMHNRVRMVAASFLVKNLGIHWRAGEQWFWDTLVDADAASNPANWQWVAGSGADASPFFRIFNPLTQAKKFDPSGAYVNRWVPEWLTPEYPQPMVDLQETRREALDAYGSIKERLKL, from the coding sequence ATGAATGCATCCCTGATCTGGTTCCGCGACGACCTGCGCGTGGCGGACAACCCCGCGCTGCTGGCCGCAGTCGCCGACGGTGCCGCCGCGGCCCTCTACGTCCTGGACGAGGAGTCGGCGGGCATCCGGCCACTGGGCGGAGCGGCCAAATGGTGGCTGCACCACGCGCTCGCGGACTTGCACACGGAGCTGGCGGGGTTGGGCATCCCGTTGATCCTGCGCCGCGGCCCCGGCGCCGAAGTGGCAGCCCGCGTGGCAGGGGAGCTGGGAGCCGGTGCCGTGTATTGGAACCGCCGCTATGGCGGGCCGGAACGCGCCGTGGACACAGCCGTCAAGGAATGGGCCGGCGCCGCGGGGCTGCACGCCGAAAGTTTCCAAGCCTCGCTCCTGCACGAGCCCTGGACCGTCCGCACGGGCGCCGGGAACCCCTACCAGGTCTTCACGCCCTTCTGGAAGGCGTTGTCGGCCAATGATTTCCGGGCACCCCTGGACGTGCCCGACGCCGGCCGCGGCTATGGCGGGACGTTGCCGGAAAGCGACAGTCTGGAGGGCTGGGCGTTGTTGCCCACCGCCCCGGACTGGGCGGCCGGCCTGCGGGAGGCGTGGACACCAACGGCGGCCGCCGGCCACGAGGCCCTGGCGGAATTCCTTGAGGACCGGGTTGCCGAGTACTCCGAGGCCCGCGACCGGCCGGACCGGCACGGCACGAGCCACATGTCGCCGTATCTGCGGTGGGGCCAGCTGAGCCCCTTCCAAGTGTGGGCCGCGCTGGCGGAGCGCCGCGAGCAGCTTTCCGGAACCGTGGGCCCGGCCGTTTACGCCGCCGAACTTGGCTGGCGTGAATTTTGCTGGCACCAGCTCTACCACCACCCGGATCTGGCCACGAACAACTTGCGCCCGCAGTTTGACCACTTCCCGTGGCGGAGGCCGGACGCGGACGTGGCGAACCACGGAGGCGGGCGGACCGGCGTCGAACATCTGCACGCCTGGCAGCAGGGACGCACCGGGATACCGCTGGTGGATGCCGGCCAGCGCGAACTCTGGCACACCGGCTACATGCACAACCGGGTGCGCATGGTGGCCGCAAGCTTCCTCGTGAAGAATCTGGGCATCCACTGGCGGGCGGGCGAACAATGGTTCTGGGACACGCTGGTGGACGCCGACGCCGCCTCGAACCCGGCCAATTGGCAATGGGTGGCCGGATCGGGTGCCGATGCCTCGCCGTTCTTCAGGATCTTCAACCCGCTCACCCAGGCGAAGAAATTCGATCCCAGCGGGGCGTATGTCAACCGGTGGGTGCCGGAGTGGCTGACACCGGAGTACCCGCAACCCATGGTGGATTTGCAGGAAACCCGCCGCGAAGCCCTGGACGCCTACGGCTCGATCAAGGAGCGTCTCAAATTGTGA
- a CDS encoding prenyltransferase, with protein sequence MKNLLVTSRPVSWVNTAYPFAAAYLLATGRIDWVWVVGTVFFLIPYNLAMYGINDVFDYESDLLNARKGGVEGAVLDRRHHRFVLWASIISTVPFIAVLATQGGAAANAVLAFSLFAVVAYSAPGLRFKERPFLDSLTSSTHFVSPAVYALALAHAPFTGGLWAFLAAFFLWGMASHAFGAVQDIVPDREGAIASIGTVLGARFTVWFAFAAYAGAGVLMLWTAAPFAALLAVPYLANIAPHLGVADAVSATANAAWKRFLWLNYLTGFLVTLTLIWLAMR encoded by the coding sequence ATGAAGAACCTGCTGGTGACCTCGAGGCCCGTCTCCTGGGTCAACACGGCCTACCCGTTTGCGGCGGCCTATCTGCTGGCAACGGGGCGGATCGACTGGGTCTGGGTGGTGGGAACCGTCTTCTTCCTGATCCCCTACAACCTGGCCATGTACGGCATCAATGACGTTTTCGACTACGAATCCGACCTCCTCAACGCCCGCAAGGGAGGCGTGGAAGGGGCGGTACTGGACCGCAGGCACCACCGATTCGTCCTCTGGGCATCCATCATCTCAACCGTCCCGTTCATCGCGGTGCTGGCCACCCAGGGCGGCGCCGCGGCGAACGCGGTCCTGGCGTTCTCGCTCTTTGCCGTGGTGGCCTACAGTGCGCCGGGACTGCGGTTCAAGGAACGCCCGTTCCTGGACTCCCTGACCTCCAGCACGCACTTTGTCTCCCCGGCCGTCTATGCCCTGGCCCTGGCCCATGCCCCCTTCACTGGGGGACTGTGGGCGTTCCTGGCGGCCTTCTTCCTGTGGGGGATGGCCAGCCACGCCTTTGGCGCGGTGCAGGACATTGTGCCGGACCGCGAGGGTGCAATCGCCTCGATCGGCACGGTGCTGGGCGCCCGGTTCACCGTATGGTTCGCCTTCGCGGCCTACGCCGGCGCAGGGGTGTTGATGCTGTGGACGGCGGCACCCTTCGCCGCGCTGCTGGCCGTGCCGTACCTGGCCAACATTGCGCCACACCTGGGGGTCGCCGATGCCGTCTCCGCCACGGCAAACGCCGCCTGGAAGCGCTTCCTCTGGCTGAACTACCTCACAGGCTTCCTTGTCACCCTGACCCTGATCTGGCTCGCCATGCGCTGA
- a CDS encoding lycopene cyclase domain-containing protein, whose amino-acid sequence MNYAQLNTIFVAVALAVFAAALLRRRAKSAVVAAVVVTMAVLMILTALFDSAMIGSGLFDYGGNTLAGARVWLAPVEDFAYPLAAALLLPGLWLLFTQGRRK is encoded by the coding sequence ATGAACTACGCCCAGCTCAACACGATCTTTGTGGCCGTGGCGCTCGCAGTTTTCGCAGCCGCGCTGCTTCGGCGACGTGCCAAGTCCGCCGTTGTGGCCGCCGTCGTCGTCACGATGGCGGTGCTGATGATCCTGACGGCCCTCTTTGACAGCGCCATGATCGGCTCGGGCCTATTCGACTATGGAGGCAACACCCTGGCCGGGGCCCGGGTGTGGCTGGCGCCCGTCGAGGACTTTGCCTACCCGCTTGCCGCCGCCTTGTTGCTGCCGGGCCTGTGGCTATTGTTCACGCAGGGGAGGCGCAAATGA
- a CDS encoding lycopene cyclase domain-containing protein: MSYLLILLALLVCMGLLDARWKLFLFARPLAAAAVLLLGTGFFLSWDVSAIAAGIFVHRESRLMTGIMIGPSLPLEEAFFLLFLCYQTMVLFTGALRLLPRRRPTDGNKP; encoded by the coding sequence ATGAGCTATTTGTTGATCCTGCTGGCGCTGTTGGTCTGTATGGGACTGCTGGACGCCCGCTGGAAATTGTTCTTGTTTGCCCGGCCGTTGGCCGCCGCGGCCGTGCTGCTCCTGGGCACCGGCTTCTTCCTGAGTTGGGATGTCTCGGCCATCGCGGCCGGCATTTTCGTCCACCGCGAGTCCAGGCTCATGACGGGGATCATGATTGGGCCTTCGCTGCCGTTGGAGGAGGCCTTCTTCCTGTTGTTCCTGTGCTACCAAACCATGGTCCTGTTCACCGGCGCCCTGCGCCTGCTGCCCCGGAGGCGCCCAACGGACGGGAACAAACCATGA
- the crtI gene encoding phytoene desaturase family protein has product MLAQARGRHHGVNPDPCVVIGGGISGLATAGLLARDGHAVTVLEKQEVLGGRAGRWVHRGFSFDTGPSWYLMPEVIDHWFAMMGTSVAAELELTALDPAYRLWDGDGAEPVDVRTGRARATALFESHHEGSGERLADYLDSAELAYTLAKKHFLYDPFGSLRGLAAPAVLRHAPRLARLLATSLDRFVAARFSNPLQQKILGYPAVFLGTSPYKAPSLYHLMSHLDLQDGVLYPHGGFAAVVDAMERVVRRAGVRIITGANATGIVTGPAGKRTRCEAVAWTDAEGAGRRTPARVVVGAADLHHIETALLPQELRTLSERKWRRADPGISAVLVCLGIRGELPQLAHHNLLFTRDWQDNFDRITMGRELAGTTSLYVCRPSATDASVAPAGAENLFLLIPAPAIPGWGKGGYDGGGSPQVEKVADAAIAQLALWTNTPDLADRIVVRRSYGPADFQDNVNAWQGSALGLAHTLAQSAFLRPGNSNAKVAGLFYAGSSVRPGIGVPLCMISAELVLKSVRGDRSGGPLPEPAKEGHAVANPDSTDDPTATSTAEVRGAARRAAAGAGGA; this is encoded by the coding sequence ATGCTGGCCCAGGCCCGTGGCAGGCACCATGGGGTGAATCCCGACCCCTGCGTGGTGATCGGCGGCGGCATTTCCGGGCTCGCCACGGCGGGCCTGCTGGCACGCGACGGCCATGCCGTGACGGTGCTGGAAAAGCAGGAGGTGCTCGGCGGCCGGGCGGGCCGCTGGGTGCACAGGGGCTTCAGCTTCGACACGGGCCCGTCCTGGTACCTCATGCCGGAGGTGATCGACCACTGGTTTGCCATGATGGGTACCAGCGTGGCGGCCGAACTTGAGCTCACGGCCCTCGACCCCGCCTACCGGCTGTGGGACGGGGACGGCGCGGAACCCGTCGACGTCCGTACCGGCCGTGCACGCGCAACGGCCTTGTTCGAATCCCACCACGAGGGCTCGGGGGAGCGGCTGGCCGACTATCTGGATTCCGCCGAACTGGCGTACACCCTGGCCAAGAAGCACTTCCTCTACGACCCCTTCGGCTCGCTGCGGGGATTGGCCGCCCCGGCCGTGCTCCGCCATGCGCCGCGGCTGGCGCGCCTGCTGGCCACCTCGCTGGACCGCTTCGTGGCAGCCCGCTTTAGCAACCCGCTCCAGCAAAAAATCCTCGGATACCCGGCGGTCTTCCTGGGCACCAGCCCGTACAAGGCCCCGTCCCTGTACCACCTGATGAGCCACCTGGACCTCCAGGATGGCGTGCTGTACCCGCACGGCGGTTTTGCCGCCGTCGTCGATGCCATGGAACGGGTGGTGCGCCGGGCAGGGGTCCGGATCATCACGGGGGCCAATGCCACCGGGATCGTCACCGGCCCCGCCGGAAAGCGCACCCGCTGCGAAGCCGTCGCCTGGACCGATGCCGAGGGGGCCGGGCGCCGCACTCCGGCCCGGGTGGTGGTGGGCGCGGCGGACCTGCACCATATTGAGACGGCCCTGCTGCCGCAGGAACTGCGCACCCTGTCCGAGAGGAAATGGCGGCGCGCCGATCCGGGGATCAGTGCCGTGCTGGTGTGCCTGGGCATCCGCGGCGAATTGCCGCAGCTGGCGCACCACAACCTCCTGTTCACCCGCGACTGGCAGGACAACTTCGACCGGATTACCATGGGCCGCGAGCTTGCCGGCACCACCTCCCTCTATGTGTGCCGGCCCAGCGCCACCGACGCCTCCGTGGCGCCGGCAGGGGCCGAAAACCTGTTCCTGCTGATCCCCGCGCCCGCCATCCCCGGCTGGGGCAAGGGCGGGTACGACGGCGGCGGCTCACCCCAGGTGGAAAAGGTCGCCGATGCCGCGATCGCCCAACTGGCGCTGTGGACCAACACCCCCGACCTGGCGGATCGCATCGTGGTGCGGCGCAGCTATGGACCGGCCGATTTCCAGGACAACGTCAACGCCTGGCAGGGCAGCGCCCTGGGCCTGGCGCACACCCTGGCACAAAGCGCGTTCCTGCGCCCGGGAAACAGCAACGCGAAAGTGGCGGGGCTGTTCTATGCCGGAAGTTCCGTCCGCCCGGGCATCGGAGTGCCCCTGTGCATGATCAGCGCCGAGCTTGTGCTCAAGTCGGTGCGGGGAGACCGGTCCGGCGGGCCCCTGCCCGAACCCGCCAAGGAGGGCCATGCCGTTGCAAACCCGGATTCAACCGATGATCCAACGGCGACGTCAACCGCCGAGGTGCGCGGCGCAGCACGCCGTGCGGCAGCCGGGGCCGGGGGCGCATGA